One genomic region from Streptomyces venezuelae encodes:
- a CDS encoding alpha/beta hydrolase, which produces MAQPPHSGAPEIREITLDAGGVPISALLAEPATQPPRAVVVAIHGGGMRAGYFDSRSRPGLSLLALGAELGYTVLAVDRPGYGLSLAQLPDGQGVIDQAVTLHAALADFAATRDIGAGFFLVAHSNGGKLALAAAADERGGDLIGLDISGLGNRLAVAPHQLPGTGRHGDWRRHWGALRLYPPDAFRLGRALICPVPAAEAQQGPLWPELYPGIAALVRVPVRFTFAEQEQWWLFDEEAIAALRRPLSGAKTTVDLQPDAGHNISLGWAARTYHLRALGFLEECLLAKDAAPPGNRMRSRQAQPDSGGADTRHADAHRAHTYA; this is translated from the coding sequence ATGGCGCAGCCACCACATTCCGGTGCCCCGGAGATCCGTGAGATCACCCTCGATGCCGGCGGCGTCCCGATCTCCGCGCTGCTCGCCGAACCGGCCACGCAGCCGCCGCGTGCGGTGGTGGTCGCCATCCACGGCGGCGGCATGCGGGCCGGCTACTTCGACAGCCGGTCCCGCCCCGGCCTCTCACTCCTGGCCCTGGGGGCCGAGCTCGGCTACACCGTGCTGGCCGTCGACCGCCCCGGCTACGGTCTGTCCCTCGCGCAGCTGCCCGACGGGCAGGGCGTCATCGACCAGGCGGTCACCCTGCACGCCGCGCTGGCCGACTTCGCCGCCACCCGTGACATCGGGGCGGGCTTCTTCCTCGTCGCCCATTCCAACGGCGGCAAGCTCGCGCTGGCCGCCGCCGCGGACGAGCGCGGCGGCGACCTGATCGGCCTGGACATCTCCGGACTCGGCAACCGCCTCGCCGTGGCCCCGCACCAGTTGCCCGGCACCGGCAGGCACGGTGACTGGCGACGGCACTGGGGAGCCCTGCGGCTCTATCCGCCGGACGCCTTCCGGCTCGGCCGCGCGCTGATCTGCCCGGTTCCGGCCGCCGAGGCGCAGCAGGGGCCGCTGTGGCCGGAGCTGTATCCCGGCATCGCGGCGCTCGTGCGGGTGCCCGTGCGCTTCACCTTCGCCGAGCAGGAGCAGTGGTGGCTGTTCGACGAGGAGGCCATCGCCGCCCTGCGGCGCCCCCTGTCGGGGGCGAAGACGACGGTGGACCTCCAGCCGGACGCCGGCCACAACATCAGCCTCGGCTGGGCGGCCCGCACCTACCACCTCAGGGCGCTCGGGTTCCTGGAGGAGTGCCTGCTGGCGAAGGACGCGGCACCGCCCGGGAACCGGATGCGGAGCAGACAGGCACAACCCGACAGCGGAGGAGCGGACACCCGACATGCAGACGCCCATCGAGCACACACGTACGCGTGA
- a CDS encoding acyl-CoA carboxylase subunit epsilon produces the protein MTTQTPTPALDAEHLFRVERGVPTEEETAALAVVLLMRMSGTPGAGEEQGPAPAHWRSRDRAHGHRVAPRSWRAGVRRPEPGAGEPG, from the coding sequence GTGACCACCCAGACTCCCACTCCCGCTCTCGACGCCGAGCACCTCTTCCGCGTGGAACGAGGTGTGCCCACCGAGGAGGAGACGGCCGCACTCGCCGTGGTCCTCCTCATGCGCATGTCCGGCACGCCGGGCGCCGGAGAGGAGCAGGGCCCCGCCCCCGCCCACTGGCGCAGCCGCGACCGCGCGCACGGCCACCGCGTCGCCCCCCGCAGCTGGCGCGCCGGAGTGCGCCGCCCCGAGCCGGGCGCAGGAGAGCCCGGATGA
- a CDS encoding Gfo/Idh/MocA family protein, which yields MDALRIGVLGCADIARRRMLPAMAAAPGVRVAAVAGRDADRARELAGRFDARPVHGYAALLARDDVDAVYVPLPAALHAEWVEAALRAGKHVLAEKPLTTDLAATERLFDLATESGLFLMENVMFVHHPQHAAVEKLVAEGVIGELRGFQASFAVPRLPDGDIRYRPELGGGALWDTGVYPLRAALHFLGERLGVVGATLSHGPADAVDTSGAVLLRTPEGVGVQLSFGLDHGYRSMYELWGSEGRVTVERAFTPPADHRPLVRVERRGGSEEVVLPAGDQVAGTVAAFARAVRSGAAPDPVMLTQARLLQAVRARAAV from the coding sequence ATGGACGCCCTGCGGATCGGCGTCCTCGGCTGCGCGGACATCGCACGCCGCCGCATGCTGCCGGCGATGGCGGCGGCGCCCGGCGTGCGGGTCGCCGCGGTCGCGGGCCGCGACGCCGACCGGGCGCGCGAGCTCGCCGGACGGTTCGACGCCCGCCCGGTGCACGGCTACGCCGCCCTGCTGGCCCGGGACGACGTCGACGCGGTGTACGTGCCGCTGCCCGCGGCCCTGCACGCCGAGTGGGTCGAGGCGGCGCTGCGCGCCGGCAAGCACGTCCTCGCGGAGAAGCCGCTCACGACCGACCTTGCCGCCACGGAGCGACTGTTCGACCTGGCGACGGAGTCGGGCCTGTTCCTGATGGAGAACGTCATGTTCGTCCATCACCCCCAGCACGCAGCCGTCGAGAAGCTCGTGGCCGAGGGTGTGATCGGCGAACTCCGGGGATTCCAGGCGTCGTTCGCTGTGCCCCGACTGCCCGACGGTGACATCCGCTACCGCCCCGAACTCGGCGGCGGCGCCCTGTGGGACACCGGTGTGTACCCGCTGCGGGCCGCCCTGCACTTCCTGGGCGAGCGGCTCGGAGTCGTCGGCGCCACCCTCTCGCACGGCCCCGCCGACGCGGTCGACACCTCGGGCGCGGTGCTGCTGCGCACCCCGGAAGGGGTCGGCGTGCAGCTCTCCTTCGGCCTCGACCACGGATACCGGTCGATGTACGAGCTGTGGGGGAGCGAGGGCAGAGTCACCGTCGAGCGGGCGTTCACCCCGCCCGCCGACCACCGCCCCCTGGTCCGTGTCGAGCGGCGCGGCGGCAGCGAGGAAGTGGTCCTGCCCGCCGGCGACCAGGTGGCCGGCACCGTGGCCGCGTTCGCCCGGGCCGTGCGCTCCGGAGCGGCCCCCGATCCGGTGATGCTCACCCAGGCCCGGCTGCTCCAGGCCGTCCGGGCGAGGGCGGCGGTGTGA
- a CDS encoding NDP-hexose 2,3-dehydratase family protein: MSATFVTTAVGQTALQAREDAAIADRIARSAASTAGAQLSTEAFPDWLEERRRAHRFRVDRIPFDALEGWSFEEGTGNLVHRSGRFFSVEGLHVTHEGGAFPQWHQPIIKQPEVGILGILVKEFDGVLHFLMQAKMEPGNRNLLQLSPTVQATRSNYTKVHEGADVKYIDYFVRPGKGRILADVLQSEHGSWFLHKSNRNMIVEAVGDVPLDDDFCWLTLGQIGELLHRDNVVNMDSRTVLACAPFPDQATGALHSDTELLSWITAERSRHDVSARRVPLDGLPGWQRSEEAIDREDGRYFRVVAVSVQAGSREVSGWTQPLFEPYGLGVAAFLTRWIDGALHVLVHARVEGGFLDTIELGPTVQYTPDNYSHLDGDGRPRYLDEVLAAGPDRIRYEALHSEEGGRFLNAESRYLLVEADEETAPLNPPAGYRWVTPGQLTSLVRHGRYVNVQARTLLACLHATGAGA, translated from the coding sequence ATGTCGGCTACGTTCGTCACGACCGCAGTCGGCCAGACTGCCCTGCAAGCCCGCGAGGACGCTGCGATCGCCGACCGGATAGCCCGGTCGGCGGCGAGCACGGCCGGCGCGCAGCTGAGCACGGAGGCCTTCCCGGACTGGCTCGAGGAGCGCCGCAGGGCGCACCGGTTCCGGGTCGACCGGATCCCGTTCGACGCCCTCGAAGGCTGGTCGTTCGAGGAGGGCACCGGGAACCTGGTGCACCGCAGCGGCCGGTTCTTCTCCGTGGAGGGACTGCACGTCACCCACGAGGGGGGCGCGTTCCCCCAGTGGCACCAGCCGATCATCAAGCAGCCCGAGGTCGGCATCCTGGGCATCCTGGTCAAGGAGTTCGACGGAGTCCTGCACTTCCTCATGCAGGCCAAGATGGAGCCGGGCAACCGCAACCTGCTCCAGCTCTCGCCGACCGTGCAGGCCACCCGCAGCAACTACACCAAGGTCCACGAGGGCGCGGACGTCAAGTACATCGACTACTTCGTCCGGCCCGGCAAGGGCCGGATCCTGGCCGACGTGCTCCAGTCCGAGCACGGCTCGTGGTTCCTGCACAAGAGCAACCGCAACATGATCGTCGAGGCCGTCGGCGACGTCCCGCTCGACGACGACTTCTGCTGGCTGACCCTGGGGCAGATCGGCGAGCTCCTGCACCGGGACAACGTCGTCAACATGGACTCCCGTACGGTCCTGGCCTGCGCGCCCTTCCCGGACCAGGCCACCGGCGCACTGCACTCCGACACGGAGCTGCTGTCGTGGATCACCGCCGAGCGCTCCCGGCACGACGTGAGCGCCCGCCGGGTGCCGCTGGACGGGCTCCCCGGCTGGCAGCGGAGCGAGGAGGCCATCGACCGCGAGGACGGCCGGTACTTCCGTGTCGTCGCGGTCTCCGTCCAGGCGGGCAGCCGCGAGGTCTCCGGCTGGACCCAGCCGCTGTTCGAGCCGTACGGGCTCGGCGTCGCCGCCTTCCTCACCCGGTGGATCGACGGGGCGCTCCACGTCCTGGTCCACGCCCGGGTCGAGGGTGGCTTCCTCGACACCATCGAGCTCGGCCCCACCGTCCAGTACACCCCCGACAACTACTCCCACCTGGACGGCGACGGCCGCCCCCGCTACCTCGACGAGGTCCTCGCGGCCGGGCCCGACCGGATCCGCTACGAGGCGCTGCACTCGGAGGAGGGAGGCCGGTTCCTCAACGCGGAGAGCCGCTACCTGCTGGTCGAGGCGGACGAGGAGACCGCCCCGCTCAACCCGCCCGCCGGGTACCGCTGGGTCACGCCCGGCCAGCTGACCTCCCTGGTCAGGCACGGCCGCTACGTCAACGTCCAGGCCCGCACCCTGCTCGCCTGCCTCCACGCGACCGGGGCCGGTGCCTGA
- a CDS encoding dTDP-4-dehydrorhamnose 3,5-epimerase family protein, which yields MHIAELEIPGVFVVTPELRKDERGSFFEGMRADEFETVMGRTFVPRQINYSVSQENTLRGIHSVTSPPGQAKFVTCVRGALRDFVVDLRPGSPTFGQSASNVLDPESGRSVFVPEGVGHGFLALADDSCISYVLSSVYVPGTQIDINPLDPDLALPWGWTRPPLMSQKDANAMSLRQAEEAGLLLPYSAPDARPA from the coding sequence GTGCACATAGCAGAGTTGGAAATTCCCGGGGTGTTCGTCGTCACTCCGGAACTCCGTAAGGACGAGCGCGGATCCTTCTTCGAAGGAATGCGGGCGGACGAGTTCGAAACGGTCATGGGGCGGACTTTCGTACCGCGCCAGATCAACTACTCGGTGTCGCAGGAGAACACCCTGCGCGGCATCCACAGCGTGACCAGCCCCCCGGGACAGGCGAAGTTCGTCACCTGCGTCCGGGGGGCACTGCGTGACTTCGTGGTGGACCTGCGGCCGGGCTCGCCCACCTTCGGACAGTCCGCGAGCAACGTCCTGGACCCCGAGTCCGGCCGGTCGGTCTTCGTTCCCGAAGGCGTCGGCCACGGCTTCCTCGCCCTCGCCGACGACTCGTGCATCTCCTACGTCCTGTCGAGCGTGTACGTGCCCGGCACCCAGATCGACATCAACCCGCTCGACCCCGACCTGGCCCTTCCCTGGGGCTGGACCCGGCCGCCCCTGATGTCGCAGAAGGACGCGAACGCCATGTCGCTGCGACAGGCCGAGGAGGCAGGCCTGCTCCTGCCGTACAGCGCCCCGGACGCCAGGCCGGCCTGA
- a CDS encoding DsbA family protein, with translation MPAQPQPVRIEMVLDVICAASYIGYTRLAKAVAKHRASGGDVEFTFSPFQLAPEATGEGEPLLDALREVFGEEAAAHTTQVAADAVRDGLELNYDRAIATSTFGAHHLIAVASGQGKGEEAVERLFRAHFTDGLNIGDPAVLAALAEELGVIVREPAGAALQAELDRVRRLGVRGVPVFAFSAGPTVTGTQSEDFFRQILVKSSNSSVN, from the coding sequence ATGCCGGCACAACCGCAGCCCGTACGCATCGAGATGGTCCTCGACGTCATCTGCGCCGCGTCCTACATCGGATACACCAGGCTCGCCAAGGCGGTCGCCAAGCACCGCGCGTCCGGCGGCGACGTCGAATTCACCTTCAGCCCCTTCCAGCTGGCACCGGAGGCGACCGGCGAGGGCGAGCCGCTGCTCGACGCGCTGCGCGAGGTGTTCGGCGAGGAGGCCGCCGCGCACACCACCCAGGTCGCCGCGGACGCGGTGCGCGACGGCCTGGAGCTGAACTACGACCGGGCCATCGCCACCAGCACCTTCGGCGCGCACCACCTCATCGCGGTGGCGAGCGGGCAGGGCAAGGGCGAGGAGGCCGTCGAGCGGCTCTTCCGCGCACACTTCACCGACGGGCTGAACATCGGCGACCCGGCCGTCCTCGCCGCCCTGGCCGAGGAACTCGGCGTCATCGTGCGGGAACCGGCCGGCGCGGCGCTCCAGGCGGAACTCGACCGGGTGCGCCGGCTCGGCGTGCGGGGTGTTCCGGTGTTCGCGTTCAGCGCGGGCCCCACCGTCACCGGCACGCAGAGCGAGGACTTCTTCCGGCAGATCCTCGTCAAATCGAGCAACTCTTCCGTCAACTGA
- a CDS encoding nucleotide disphospho-sugar-binding domain-containing protein: MRVMFTILPATAHLYPVVPLAWALKSAGHDVCVVSQPDLAGPITAAGLTAVGLGDPLDHTPKTEGEEESESEQPDPWDNVVPSASEAHLWDFFHRRILPALPFYYPAEPGPGGVTFTDELVAFARRWKPDLVLWDPACIPSPIAARAAGAAHARLLWGLDYFAWSRTLFAPGEDPLTGVVRPLARRHGYEVDEEMLLGQWTVDPVPPRLALPLGLPTVPVRMVPYNGGSEIPEWLLEHPERARVCVSLGVTTRERSKEGHIPLGELLEGLAELDAELVVTANAQQLASLGTLPENVRTVDYVPLTLLLPSCAAILHHGGGGTFTAAATQGVPQLIAPGVRGDFLDTARYVEERGAGLVVDTPRFTVGAVRDQLARILTEPGFRKGADVLRQDLLDQPGPADIVAELERRTFPLRRDEGDGNAV; this comes from the coding sequence ATGCGCGTCATGTTCACCATCCTCCCGGCGACGGCCCACCTCTACCCCGTCGTGCCGCTGGCCTGGGCGCTCAAGAGCGCCGGGCACGACGTCTGCGTGGTCAGCCAGCCGGATCTGGCCGGCCCGATCACGGCGGCCGGACTCACCGCGGTGGGCCTGGGCGATCCGCTCGACCACACGCCGAAGACGGAGGGGGAGGAGGAGAGCGAGAGCGAGCAGCCGGACCCGTGGGACAACGTCGTCCCCTCGGCGTCCGAGGCACACCTCTGGGACTTCTTCCACCGCCGGATACTTCCCGCCCTGCCCTTCTACTACCCGGCCGAGCCGGGCCCCGGCGGCGTCACCTTCACGGACGAACTGGTCGCGTTCGCCCGCCGGTGGAAGCCCGACCTCGTGCTCTGGGACCCCGCGTGCATCCCCTCACCGATCGCCGCGCGGGCCGCCGGTGCGGCGCACGCCCGCCTGCTGTGGGGCCTGGACTACTTCGCCTGGTCGCGGACGCTGTTCGCCCCCGGTGAGGACCCGCTGACCGGTGTGGTCCGCCCCCTCGCCCGGCGACACGGGTACGAGGTGGACGAGGAGATGCTCCTCGGACAGTGGACCGTCGACCCGGTGCCGCCCCGGCTGGCGCTGCCGCTGGGCCTGCCGACCGTGCCGGTGCGCATGGTCCCGTACAACGGCGGGTCGGAGATACCGGAGTGGCTCCTCGAGCACCCGGAGCGGGCGCGGGTGTGCGTCTCGCTCGGGGTCACCACCCGCGAGCGCTCCAAGGAGGGCCACATCCCGCTCGGCGAGCTCCTCGAAGGGCTCGCGGAGCTGGACGCCGAACTGGTCGTCACCGCCAACGCGCAGCAGCTCGCCTCCCTGGGCACCCTCCCCGAGAACGTCAGGACCGTCGACTACGTCCCGCTGACCCTGCTGCTGCCGAGCTGCGCGGCGATCCTGCACCACGGCGGCGGCGGCACCTTCACGGCGGCCGCGACCCAGGGCGTTCCCCAGCTCATCGCCCCCGGTGTGCGCGGTGACTTCCTCGACACCGCGCGGTACGTCGAGGAGCGCGGGGCCGGGCTCGTCGTCGACACGCCCCGCTTCACCGTGGGAGCGGTCCGGGACCAACTCGCCCGGATCCTCACCGAGCCCGGCTTCCGCAAGGGCGCGGACGTGCTCCGCCAGGACCTCCTCGACCAGCCGGGCCCGGCCGACATCGTGGCCGAACTGGAGCGCCGCACCTTCCCGTTGCGACGTGACGAAGGCGACGGAAACGCAGTCTGA
- the rfbH gene encoding lipopolysaccharide biosynthesis protein RfbH, with product MSVHKDIALDEVRKFHQDTLPDGRFVPGTTEIWPAGAVLDESDRTALVEAALEMRIAAGPSSRKFESRFARKMGRRKAHLTNSGSSANLLAMTAFTSHLLEDRRLRPGDEVITVAAGFPTTVNPIIQNGLIPVFVDVELGTYNTTAARVAAAIGPKTRAIMIAHALGNPFEVAEIAQLAEEHDLFLIEDNCDAVGSTYDGQLTGTFGDLATVSFYPAHHLTMGEGGCVLTSNLALARIVESLRDWGRDCWCEPGETNKCLKRFKYQMGTLPEGYDHKYIFSHVGYNLKATDIQAALGLTQLEKLDTFVDARRRNWRRLRDGLEGVPHLVLPRATERSDPSWFGFALTVDPEAPFKRAELVDFLEDRKIGTRRLFAGNLTRHPAYIDAPHRVVGDLTNSDIITEQTFWVGVYPALTDEMIDYVASSVREFVAARG from the coding sequence ATGAGCGTCCACAAGGACATCGCCCTGGACGAGGTCCGCAAGTTCCACCAGGACACCCTGCCCGACGGCAGGTTCGTCCCCGGTACCACGGAGATCTGGCCCGCGGGCGCGGTCCTCGACGAGAGCGACCGCACGGCCCTGGTCGAGGCCGCCCTGGAGATGCGGATCGCCGCCGGACCGAGCTCCCGCAAGTTCGAGTCGCGGTTCGCCCGCAAGATGGGGCGCCGCAAGGCGCATCTGACCAACTCCGGCTCGTCCGCCAACCTCCTCGCCATGACGGCGTTCACCTCGCACCTCCTGGAGGACCGCCGGCTGAGGCCCGGCGACGAGGTGATCACCGTCGCGGCGGGCTTCCCCACCACGGTCAACCCGATCATCCAGAACGGGCTCATCCCCGTCTTCGTCGACGTGGAGCTGGGCACCTACAACACCACCGCCGCCCGGGTCGCCGCGGCGATCGGCCCGAAGACCAGGGCCATCATGATCGCGCACGCTCTGGGCAACCCCTTCGAGGTCGCGGAGATCGCCCAACTCGCCGAGGAGCACGACCTGTTCCTGATCGAGGACAACTGCGACGCGGTCGGTTCGACCTACGACGGGCAGCTGACCGGTACCTTCGGCGACCTCGCGACCGTCAGCTTCTACCCGGCCCACCACCTGACCATGGGGGAGGGCGGCTGCGTACTGACGTCGAACCTGGCCCTCGCCCGGATCGTGGAGTCGCTGCGCGACTGGGGCCGGGACTGCTGGTGCGAGCCGGGCGAGACCAACAAGTGCCTCAAGCGCTTCAAGTACCAGATGGGCACGCTGCCCGAGGGCTACGACCACAAGTACATCTTCTCGCACGTCGGTTACAACCTGAAGGCCACCGACATCCAGGCCGCCCTCGGGCTGACGCAGCTCGAGAAGCTGGACACCTTCGTCGACGCCCGCCGCCGCAACTGGCGCCGGCTGCGGGACGGCCTGGAGGGCGTTCCGCACCTGGTCCTGCCCCGCGCCACCGAGCGCAGCGACCCGAGCTGGTTCGGGTTCGCGCTCACCGTGGACCCCGAGGCGCCGTTCAAGCGGGCGGAACTGGTGGACTTCCTGGAGGACCGGAAGATCGGCACCCGTCGCCTCTTCGCCGGCAACCTGACCCGCCACCCGGCCTACATCGACGCGCCGCACCGCGTCGTCGGCGACCTCACCAACAGCGACATCATCACCGAGCAGACCTTCTGGGTCGGCGTCTATCCGGCACTGACCGACGAGATGATCGACTATGTCGCCTCCTCCGTGCGGGAGTTCGTGGCGGCTCGCGGATGA
- a CDS encoding NAD-dependent epimerase/dehydratase family protein has product MNSGAPTVLVLGGTGFLGRHITAGFAAAGAQVVPSARHGAHRVDLTAADPGPLAALLRDVRPGVVVNASGRAWGAGAEEMAAANCDAVVTLAAALAELPAPPRLVHLGSVHEYGPGTVGAGTREDHEPAPVTDYGRSKLGGTRAVLDAVRTEGLDAIVLRLANVCGPGTHRGSLLGAVGARLAEAQVAAGPTADPVELRLAPLRAHRDFVDVRDVVDAVLTAAGAPRQDHPVINIGSGAARPMRRIVDRLVALSGLQVRIVEDAGDPRRTDAEWQQLDITRARRVLKWSPARDLDTSLSDLLGAARTELTTQTAMERKT; this is encoded by the coding sequence GTGAACAGCGGTGCCCCCACGGTGCTCGTGCTGGGCGGCACGGGATTCCTGGGCCGCCACATCACGGCCGGCTTCGCGGCCGCGGGCGCCCAGGTCGTCCCGTCCGCCCGCCACGGCGCCCACCGGGTCGACCTCACCGCGGCCGACCCGGGCCCGCTGGCCGCGCTGCTGCGCGACGTCCGCCCCGGCGTCGTCGTCAACGCGTCCGGCCGGGCCTGGGGGGCCGGCGCGGAGGAGATGGCCGCGGCCAACTGCGACGCCGTCGTCACCCTGGCCGCCGCCCTCGCCGAGCTTCCCGCCCCGCCCCGCCTCGTCCACCTCGGCAGCGTCCACGAGTACGGCCCCGGCACCGTCGGTGCCGGAACCCGGGAGGACCACGAGCCCGCCCCGGTCACCGACTACGGGCGCTCCAAGCTCGGCGGCACCCGGGCCGTGCTCGACGCCGTACGGACCGAGGGGCTGGACGCGATCGTGCTGCGCCTCGCCAACGTCTGCGGACCCGGCACCCACCGAGGCAGTCTGCTCGGCGCGGTGGGGGCCCGCCTGGCCGAGGCCCAGGTCGCGGCAGGACCGACGGCGGACCCGGTGGAGCTGCGCCTGGCGCCGCTGCGGGCGCACCGTGACTTCGTCGACGTACGGGATGTGGTGGACGCCGTCCTCACGGCGGCCGGGGCGCCGCGCCAGGACCACCCGGTCATCAACATAGGCAGCGGGGCGGCCCGGCCGATGCGCCGGATCGTCGACCGGCTGGTCGCGCTGAGCGGACTGCAGGTGCGGATCGTCGAGGACGCGGGCGACCCGCGCCGTACCGACGCCGAGTGGCAGCAGCTCGACATCACCCGGGCCCGCCGGGTCCTGAAGTGGTCGCCCGCCCGCGACCTGGACACCTCGCTGAGCGACCTGCTCGGCGCCGCACGCACAGAGCTCACCACGCAGACAGCCATGGAGAGGAAGACATGA
- the rfbB gene encoding dTDP-glucose 4,6-dehydratase, whose amino-acid sequence MKKILITGGAGFIGSHYVRTLLDDGFEDWAGCHVTVLDKLTYAGNRDNLPPAHPRMTFVQGDICDTELLSELLPGHDAVVHFAAESHVDRSLESAEEFVRTNVTGTQRLLDAVLAAKVPRVVHVSTDEVYGSIDEGSWTEEWPLEPNSPYSASKASSDLLARSYWRTHGLNLSITRCSNNYGPYQHPEKLIPLFVTNLIEGEQVPLYGDGGNIREWLHVDDHCRAIDLVLNRGRAGEIYNVGGGNEQTNLAITERLLELTGSDWSKVRRVADRKAHDLRYSLDETKISEELGYAPRIPFEEGLASTVDWYRDNPNWWKGTKHGTDAAGAPGTAG is encoded by the coding sequence ATGAAGAAGATCCTGATCACCGGCGGTGCGGGCTTCATCGGCTCGCACTACGTCCGGACCCTCCTGGACGACGGGTTCGAGGACTGGGCGGGCTGTCATGTCACGGTCCTCGACAAGCTGACCTACGCGGGCAACCGCGACAACCTCCCGCCCGCGCACCCCCGCATGACCTTCGTCCAGGGCGACATCTGCGACACCGAGCTGCTGAGCGAGCTGCTGCCCGGCCACGACGCGGTGGTCCACTTCGCCGCCGAGTCGCACGTGGACCGCTCCCTCGAATCCGCCGAGGAGTTCGTCCGGACGAACGTGACCGGCACACAGCGGCTCCTCGACGCGGTCCTCGCCGCCAAGGTCCCCCGTGTCGTGCACGTCTCCACCGACGAGGTGTACGGCTCCATCGACGAAGGCTCCTGGACGGAGGAGTGGCCGCTCGAGCCCAACTCCCCCTACTCCGCGTCGAAGGCCTCCTCGGACCTGCTGGCCCGCTCCTACTGGCGCACCCACGGGCTGAACCTCTCGATCACCCGCTGCTCCAACAACTACGGGCCCTACCAGCACCCGGAGAAGCTCATCCCGCTGTTCGTCACCAACCTCATCGAGGGCGAGCAGGTCCCGCTGTACGGCGACGGCGGAAACATCCGCGAGTGGCTGCACGTCGACGACCACTGCCGGGCCATCGACCTGGTGCTCAACCGGGGCCGGGCGGGCGAGATCTACAACGTCGGCGGCGGAAACGAGCAGACCAACCTGGCCATCACCGAACGGCTCCTGGAGCTGACCGGGAGCGACTGGTCCAAGGTCCGCCGCGTCGCCGACCGCAAGGCGCACGACCTGCGCTACTCGCTCGACGAGACGAAGATCAGCGAGGAGCTCGGGTACGCCCCGCGCATCCCCTTCGAGGAGGGCCTCGCGTCCACCGTCGACTGGTACCGCGACAACCCGAACTGGTGGAAGGGCACCAAGCACGGCACGGACGCGGCCGGCGCGCCCGGGACGGCCGGGTGA
- a CDS encoding glucose-1-phosphate thymidylyltransferase, whose product MKALVLSGGSGTRLRPFSYSMPKQLIPIANKPVLQHVLENISDLGVTEIGIIVGDRLPQISAVLGDGSALGVKITYIPQEKPLGLAHCVSLARPFLGNDDFVMYLGDNMLTGGVKRIAEEFAASRPAAQIVVQKVADPCAFGVAELDSEGRVERLVEKPKEPRSDLALAGVYFFTPAIHAAVDAIEPSARGELEITDAIQWLVTEGADVRASEYDGYWKDTGRVEDVLECNRTLLDDLKPHTAGQVDENSTLVGPVVVEEGARVVRSRIVGPAVIATGTVITDSYIGPYTSIGKDCVLSDTHIEQSIVLDGATVSEVRGLHHSLIGRSAAVVPAENDTVHHRLVVGDHTRVEVAA is encoded by the coding sequence ATGAAAGCCCTGGTGTTGTCGGGCGGGTCCGGGACCCGTCTGCGGCCGTTCAGTTACTCCATGCCGAAGCAGCTCATACCCATTGCCAACAAGCCGGTTCTCCAGCACGTCCTGGAGAACATCTCCGATCTCGGCGTCACCGAGATCGGCATCATCGTGGGCGACCGGCTGCCGCAGATCAGCGCCGTCCTCGGAGACGGTTCGGCGCTGGGCGTGAAGATCACCTACATCCCGCAGGAGAAGCCCCTGGGCCTCGCCCACTGCGTGAGCCTGGCCCGGCCCTTCCTCGGCAACGACGACTTCGTGATGTACCTCGGTGACAACATGCTCACCGGGGGAGTCAAGCGCATCGCCGAGGAGTTCGCCGCGAGCCGCCCCGCCGCGCAGATCGTCGTCCAGAAGGTCGCCGACCCCTGCGCCTTCGGAGTCGCCGAACTCGACTCCGAGGGCCGGGTGGAACGGCTGGTCGAGAAGCCCAAGGAGCCGCGCAGCGATCTCGCGCTGGCCGGCGTCTACTTCTTCACCCCCGCCATCCACGCGGCGGTCGACGCCATCGAGCCCAGCGCACGCGGCGAGCTGGAGATCACCGACGCCATCCAGTGGCTCGTGACCGAGGGGGCCGACGTCCGCGCCAGCGAGTACGACGGCTACTGGAAGGACACCGGCCGCGTCGAGGACGTCCTGGAGTGCAACCGCACCCTCCTGGACGACCTCAAGCCGCACACGGCCGGCCAGGTCGACGAGAACAGCACCCTCGTCGGACCGGTCGTCGTCGAGGAGGGCGCCCGGGTGGTGCGCTCGCGCATCGTCGGCCCGGCCGTCATCGCCACGGGCACGGTCATCACCGACAGCTACATCGGCCCGTACACCTCCATCGGCAAGGACTGCGTGCTCAGCGACACGCACATCGAGCAGTCCATCGTCCTGGACGGCGCGACCGTCTCCGAGGTGCGCGGTCTGCACCACTCCCTCATCGGCCGCTCCGCCGCCGTGGTGCCCGCCGAGAACGACACCGTCCACCACCGGCTGGTCGTCGGCGACCACACCCGGGTCGAGGTGGCGGCATGA